A genome region from Panicum virgatum strain AP13 chromosome 4K, P.virgatum_v5, whole genome shotgun sequence includes the following:
- the LOC120702613 gene encoding uncharacterized protein LOC120702613 codes for MLLPGDARYHGSFDNWLFLVHSDGECSLMNPFSKTVLQLPKLATIWPYEMGNPAEHPVLFKFVGPSSLDMSPDSLLAAMIVDGSLRSGIRICKPPVATDKLRKNNRDHIYDVAFFDGKLYSLISGMLIVLEIVERHKHQPKISSIKCVSDNICNLAIADSYDDARYFCPSWEYLVESAGRLLLVVRRVGILLPLPERNSFHHGRTLSFEVF; via the coding sequence ATGCTATTACCAGGTGATGCTCGTTACCATGGATCCTTCGACAACTGGCTCTTCCTCGTGCACAGTGATGGCGAGTGCTCGTTGATGAACCCTTTCTCCAAGACTGTGCTGCAGCTTCCTAAGCTGGCCACTATCTGGCCCTATGAAATGGGGAACCCTGCAGAACACCCAGTTTTGTTCAAGTTTGTTGGGCCATCATCCCTGGACATGTCACCGGATTCCCTGCTAGCAGCAATGATCGTGGACGGTTCTCTTCGCAGCGGGATCCGCATCTGCAAGCCCCCGGTTGCCACTGACAAACTGAGGAAGAACAATCGTGACCACATCTACGACGTCGCGTTCTTTGACGGGAAGCTGTACTCCCTCATCTCCGGGATGCTCATCGTCCTTGAGATCGTCGAGAGGCACAAACACCAGCCCAAGATCTCGTCCATCAAATGCGTGTCTGACAACATTTGCAACTTAGCCATTGCTGATTCATATGATGATGCGAGGTACTTCTGCCCCTCTTGGGAGTACCTGGTTGAATCTGCCGGCAGACTGCTGCTCGTTGTCCGGAGGGTTGGCATCCTGCTCCCTCTGCCAGAGCGCAACTCGTTTCATCATGGGCGGACTCTCTCGTTTGAGGTGTTCTAG